The nucleotide sequence CTTTTAACTATGAATTTAAATCCCTTCACCAAAACCTCCCTCGCCTTGATCCAGGGTCTCACCCTACACATGATGATCCTGAGAAAAACGAAGAGCTGCCATATACAAGCAAATAACTTCGTGAGCTGCACACCATTGTTGTGCAGCTCTTTTACTTGCGTATTTTCTTTAAGACAAAATATGCGCAGCCAAAATTGCAATATTCATACAGCCACTCTGACAATGTGCTGATTTTTGTATCGTATGTTGCACGTTGATTTTGATCATCAAAGAAACCGCGTAGTCGAAGTTGGTTGTATCCCCAATCTCCAACAACATAATCGTATCTATGTAAAATTTCGCTATACCTTTCCTTAAAAACCTCTTCATTGAAACCTTCTTTGACATTTTCAATTATTTCATACTGAATGCCATCGATCTGAACCAATTTTATCACCTCA is from Bacillus tianshenii and encodes:
- a CDS encoding DUF1027 domain-containing protein, with product MVQIDGIQYEIIENVKEGFNEEVFKERYSEILHRYDYVVGDWGYNQLRLRGFFDDQNQRATYDTKISTLSEWLYEYCNFGCAYFVLKKIRK